One Mytilus edulis unplaced genomic scaffold, xbMytEdul2.2 SCAFFOLD_272, whole genome shotgun sequence genomic region harbors:
- the LOC139508977 gene encoding uncharacterized protein gives MDLIDQFKVEFTNGFRKFVYDYEKQEFDHLVLRNCNGTGPWSFSDATIEYVKGKTFPVHVWLRSVYMDLARKLMIPETIYTTEEKKMFKCFIEANKNQQCLAQLIETEGKIKEENIKCLLAMHYFKPLALNGEYVVDSCHGYEKCELCNEPVKADQTLTSFGNSLVWHGQADIVVARSVVQIELDEALHSLSLTEDEEDEAVEDCKYSRMDEESKDGAKTLSQAIAQAIVNAFCVSNKNESLFDKFIPSFLATEKNIRIILYNCKFDKLLLSTEFPIWDGNQLNTKTMMQVWVTINYAGDTSNLPCVLDRTQESKFKEVIGEAYGIYLKNVTRPTTILEPTDSVHMELEKEDLKLIIDTDLEFFKLYETLSESGS, from the exons ATGGACTTGATTGATCAATTTAAGGTGGAATTTACAAATGGTTTTCGCAAATTTGTGTACGATTATGAAAAACAAGAGTTTGATCACCTTGTTTTACGGAATTGTAACGGCACTGGGCCATGGTCTTTCAGCGACGCAACGATCGAATATGTGAAAGGAAAAACATTTCCTGTCCATGTGTGGCTTCGAAGTGTTTACATGGATCTTGCCCGCAAATTGATGATTCCAGAGACAATATATACAACAGAGGAGAAAAAAATGTTCAAGTGTTTCATCGAAGCCA ataAAAATCAACAGTGTCTTGCACAGTTAATTGAAACAGAAGGcaaaattaaagaagaaaatatCAAGTGCCTTCTAGCCATGCACTACTTCAAACCATTGGCTCTTAATGGTGAATATGTTGTAGACAGCTGCCATGGATATGAAAAATGTGAACTGTGCAATGAGCCAGTCAAAGCAGATCAAACATTGACCTCCTTTG GAAATAGTTTAGTATGGCATGGTCAAGCTGATATAGTTGTAGCAAGAAGTGTTGTTCAAATTGAGCTAGACGAAGCGCTCCATAGCCTGAGTCTGACAGAAGATGAAGAGGATGAAGCTGTTGAAGATTGTAAATATTCACGCATGGATGAGGAATCTAAAGATGGTGCTAAAACACTATCACAAGCCATTGCACAAGCAATTGTAAATGCCTTTTGTGTATCGAATAAAAATGAGTCATTGTTTGACAAATTCATTCCCTCATTCTTGGcgacagaaaaaaatatcagaataatTCTTTATAACTGTAAATTTGATAAACTTCTTTTAAGTACCGAATTTCCAATTTGGGATGGCAATCAATTGAACACCAAAACAATGATGCAAGTGTGGGTCACAATAAACTATGCAGGGGATACGAGTAATCTGCCCTGTGTCTTGGATAGAACACAGGAATCTAAGTTCAAAGAGGTTATTGGAGAAGCTTATGGAATATACTTGAAAAATGTGACTAGGCCAACTACCATATTAGAGCCTACAGATTCAGTACATATGGAATTAGAAAAAGAAGACCTTAAATTAATAATAGACACTGATTTGGAATTTTTTAAGCTGTATGAAACCTTGTCAGAATCTGGATCCTGA